From the Jilunia laotingensis genome, the window TTTATGTCTATCTCAAATTCTGCTGTAGTGATTACCTTATCGGATTCGTTGGTTAATGTAGCTTCAAAGTAATTATAACCATAACGCGATCCAATTTCCATTTTCGGGGTTGATAATGAAGCTGCCAGCGGATGTTCAAAGTTTGAATATGAAGGTTTACTGCCTGTGACATTCAGCACTTCTTTTTTTTCTTGAGTGACAAATGCAATGACTTCGATATCTTCCGGTTTTACTGTGGTCTTTTTAACTGTTTCAGGCAACTGATATACATATTCTTTTTCAAAATAGTCTCCTTTCTTGGGTGATGCCAATAGGTCCCCCCATACAGGAGTCAGATACCCTCGAAGCATATGGCGATGAATATATTCTTCACCGACCCCGCCACCTGATTGTGGTCCCATGATATTGTCCTGTGTCCACACAACATTTAAGTATTGTTTTTCTGTTTGCTCATCAGTCGTATAATATCCTTCCACCCTTACTTTAAGTTGATTCGTATTCCCATCGAATTCACTTTTAATCCATAGGTTTACAGGAGCATCCTCACTATTAATTTGTTTACCATACTTGATCCATTTACTTTTAGGAGCCACAACCGATGTACCTTCAAAAGCATGCCTATTGACAGTCCCACTGGGATATCCCAACATTTCGACACCGAATTCCTCCACCAACTGTTCTCCTTCATCAGTTCTAAAATCAGGAAAGTCACCTACCGGCTTTGAAAATGATCCGGCATGTACAGCTATTACAAAAGTGCTTTCCGGTTGAGCCATATTTAAAGCATTTGCCACTTTGTGTCCTTGAGGACAGTTTCCACAACTAATGCCTGTAAATTCTTCTAATAAAATATTTTTCTTTTGTAAAGTAGTAGGAACTTCATATCCGTACATAAAACAAGCTG encodes:
- a CDS encoding Omp28-related outer membrane protein, which translates into the protein MKLQLLTGFLLLSVPACFMYGYEVPTTLQKKNILLEEFTGISCGNCPQGHKVANALNMAQPESTFVIAVHAGSFSKPVGDFPDFRTDEGEQLVEEFGVEMLGYPSGTVNRHAFEGTSVVAPKSKWIKYGKQINSEDAPVNLWIKSEFDGNTNQLKVRVEGYYTTDEQTEKQYLNVVWTQDNIMGPQSGGGVGEEYIHRHMLRGYLTPVWGDLLASPKKGDYFEKEYVYQLPETVKKTTVKPEDIEVIAFVTQEKKEVLNVTGSKPSYSNFEHPLAASLSTPKMEIGSRYGYNYFEATLTNESDKVITTAEFEIDINNEEPQQVTWNGNISSFASMPIVLNVSSYVMNDKNDYKITLTFLNGKEIKNSSIQGTFAAPLQATPTVNITIQTDLFADENTFTIKNSDGEIVKEFGPYVTDTKAVYQETAELEANKTYCFEILDKWGDGIQQPKGYVKIHTDNNALIEQNYDIQLFGSRSFFRTSLEPSGITKSVADRLYKYDPETKTIYLVDMTTPCVLSLYSMEGKRIMQKEDTKMTCSTITNGIYLLQITKNGMQHIFKIAIN